One segment of Arcanobacterium phocae DNA contains the following:
- the prmC gene encoding peptide chain release factor N(5)-glutamine methyltransferase, translated as MVTWGEKLRGARGLLSDAGLPSPDVDARLLAEWCAGYVPLASEHVTVELERKFDEAVSRRAHHEPIQHIMGVMWFRYLELISTPGAFIVRPETEMVAQAGIDALTRMSTSNPVVVDLCTGSGAIALAIATEVPTSQVWGVERDEKAFEIACENNKKYGSPVTFIFDDARGALPELAGKVDLVITNPPYVPQSQNVPQDVSCDPSMALYGGGEDGLDLPRELVRRAVTLLKAGGVLIMEHGDDQGVALVQEAHSCGLVNVATGVDLTGRDRWLYAERGE; from the coding sequence ATGGTCACGTGGGGAGAAAAACTACGAGGCGCGCGTGGACTGTTATCCGATGCTGGGCTACCGTCTCCGGATGTTGATGCTCGGTTGTTAGCTGAATGGTGCGCTGGGTATGTTCCGCTGGCAAGTGAGCACGTTACGGTTGAACTTGAACGAAAGTTCGATGAAGCGGTTTCTCGTCGGGCACATCATGAGCCGATACAGCATATTATGGGCGTCATGTGGTTCAGATATTTGGAACTGATTAGTACGCCCGGTGCGTTTATTGTGCGTCCGGAAACTGAAATGGTTGCGCAAGCGGGTATTGATGCCTTGACGCGAATGTCGACGTCGAATCCCGTCGTCGTCGATTTGTGTACTGGCTCGGGAGCAATTGCGTTGGCGATCGCAACCGAAGTGCCAACAAGCCAGGTGTGGGGTGTTGAACGTGACGAAAAAGCCTTCGAGATTGCGTGCGAAAATAACAAGAAATATGGCAGTCCGGTAACTTTTATTTTCGACGACGCCCGCGGTGCATTGCCTGAGCTAGCTGGAAAAGTCGATCTTGTGATCACAAATCCGCCATATGTTCCACAGTCACAGAACGTGCCACAAGATGTTTCGTGCGATCCTTCGATGGCGTTATACGGCGGTGGTGAGGATGGCCTAGATTTACCACGCGAATTGGTCCGCAGAGCGGTAACGTTATTGAAGGCTGGAGGCGTCCTTATTATGGAACATGGGGATGACCAGGGTGTAGCGTTGGTTCAAGAAGCGCATTCGTGTGGTTTGGTGAATGTTGCTACCGGAGTTGATTTAACCGGCCGGGATCGCTGGTTATATGCGGAAAGAGGGGAGTAG
- the prfA gene encoding peptide chain release factor 1, with translation MSAFPAADAMVAEYQEIENQMSSPEVLSRPEKLRSLGRRYAQLGRVVSRYRTWEKARADLADLREIVELGGEDGELFESELPRLEAEEAAAATSLRDALIPRDPDDSRDAIVEVKAGEGGEESALFAADLVRMYQRYAESKGWSVQTLSATPTELGGYKDIQIAVKASSIPEDPAEGVWAHLKYEAGVHRVQRVPTTESQGRIHTSAAGVLVFAEVDEPEEVQVNDNELRIDVFRSSGPGGQSVNTTDSAVRITHLPTGITVSMQDEKSQIKNREAAMRVLLARLRQLQLEEQAAKEADQRRSQVRTVDRSERVRTYNFPENRIADHRTGYKAHNLDAVLNGDLAPVIESLRLMDESERLEQAAKDATETK, from the coding sequence TCAAGAGATTGAAAACCAGATGTCTTCCCCAGAAGTGCTATCCCGTCCGGAGAAGTTACGAAGCTTGGGACGCCGTTATGCTCAGCTCGGTCGTGTTGTGAGCCGCTACCGGACATGGGAAAAAGCGCGGGCAGACCTTGCAGATTTACGCGAAATAGTAGAACTCGGTGGCGAAGACGGCGAACTGTTTGAATCTGAACTACCACGGCTGGAGGCAGAGGAAGCCGCTGCTGCGACCAGTTTGCGTGATGCGCTCATCCCACGTGACCCAGATGATTCGCGCGATGCGATCGTGGAAGTGAAAGCCGGTGAGGGTGGCGAAGAATCAGCACTGTTCGCCGCTGACCTTGTCCGGATGTACCAGCGTTATGCAGAATCCAAAGGGTGGAGCGTACAAACTTTGTCTGCCACGCCAACTGAATTGGGTGGGTATAAAGATATCCAGATAGCAGTAAAAGCCTCTTCGATTCCAGAAGATCCAGCAGAGGGCGTGTGGGCGCATCTGAAATATGAAGCGGGAGTTCACCGAGTGCAGCGTGTGCCAACCACTGAATCTCAAGGACGTATTCACACGTCTGCAGCAGGGGTTTTGGTGTTTGCGGAAGTTGATGAACCCGAAGAAGTCCAAGTTAATGACAACGAACTACGCATCGACGTCTTTCGGTCTTCCGGCCCGGGTGGACAGTCGGTGAACACAACTGATTCTGCCGTTCGGATTACCCACTTGCCTACCGGAATTACGGTGTCGATGCAGGATGAGAAGTCGCAGATCAAGAATAGGGAAGCGGCTATGCGCGTGTTGTTGGCTCGGTTGCGTCAGTTACAGCTAGAAGAGCAAGCTGCCAAAGAAGCTGATCAGCGTCGATCCCAGGTGCGAACTGTGGACCGGTCGGAACGGGTACGTACCTATAACTTCCCGGAAAACCGTATTGCAGACCATCGCACTGGCTACAAGGCACATAACCTTGACGCGGTACTTAATGGTGATTTAGCGCCAGTTATTGAGTCATTGCGGTTAATGGATGAATCGGAACGTTTGGAGCAGGCTGCCAAGGACGCGACTGAGACGAAGTAG
- a CDS encoding L-threonylcarbamoyladenylate synthase: MVVVSSEKLGYALDTAQQAIQAGQVVCLPTDTVYGIGADPFSYDAVTALLTAKSRTRAMPPPVLVSSVEQAQTLVAQLPDSARAVMAEFWPGALTVILPAREELGWDLGETFGTVAVRMPDDAVTLEFLRRVGPLAVTSANKTGQKPATDISRAVEQLSDAVAVYIDGGTSPGGVPSTIIRWNSADDSYEVLRQGALSREDLTRVIKLQESA; the protein is encoded by the coding sequence ATGGTTGTTGTTAGCAGTGAAAAACTTGGCTATGCGTTAGATACTGCCCAGCAGGCTATTCAAGCTGGCCAAGTAGTCTGTCTGCCAACCGACACTGTTTATGGGATTGGTGCAGACCCGTTTTCTTATGATGCAGTGACCGCATTATTGACTGCCAAGTCGCGTACCCGTGCGATGCCGCCGCCGGTTTTGGTGTCGTCGGTTGAACAGGCACAGACTCTTGTCGCGCAATTGCCTGATAGCGCACGTGCTGTCATGGCCGAGTTTTGGCCTGGCGCTTTGACTGTTATTTTGCCTGCCCGCGAGGAATTAGGTTGGGATTTAGGCGAGACATTTGGCACTGTTGCAGTACGCATGCCGGATGACGCAGTTACGCTTGAATTCTTACGCCGAGTAGGTCCGCTTGCCGTAACGTCTGCAAACAAGACCGGACAAAAACCGGCAACAGATATTTCGCGTGCAGTTGAGCAACTGTCCGATGCTGTTGCAGTATATATCGACGGCGGGACCTCACCTGGGGGAGTTCCATCAACCATTATTCGGTGGAATAGTGCAGATGATTCATACGAGGTGTTACGTCAAGGAGCACTGAGCCGAGAAGATTTAACACGCGTAATTAAGCTCCAGGAGTCAGCGTGA